AGGCTGTCCACAAAAATCACGCAAGCAATGGCCAGGGCGGAAAAGACATCGCAGAGCACCATTACCATCCTGCGGGACAAGCAGTCCACGATCCGTCCTGCGAACAGCCCGCACAGCAGGAATGGCACGAATTTCATGACTGTCAGGAAACCCAGGTCAGTGATTCTCCCGCCTGAGATGTCATAGACTTTTTTCAGAAGCGCGAAATAGCTGACATGATTCCCGAGGCTCGAAATAAAACCCGCGGAAATCAGCAGCATCACCGGCCGGTTGGCAAACAGCATCCCGTATTTTTTGAGTGCAGCCAGTCTTTTCATGATTCACACCTTTATTGAGCTTTTGCGCCATAAAGAATGGTGTTCTCGAATGCATCTCAGCAGAGATGAGGCGAATCCAAAGTGTTCTTTATGGCGTTAAAGATCATTAATCCCCTTTCCCGGTCCGGTTGGACCGTAAGAAAACCATTTTTCAGAGCGATAAACTGAAACAGTTTAACGCTCAGAAAACAGAGCTGAAGCGAACAAAAATGAGCTCCGCGGGGATTGATGTGAGATGCTGTCAGTGATCTGACTGAAGGATCAGGAATCGAATCCCGCAGGGAGCAAACGTTCAGGGCCTTGGGAACTCAAGTCATCCATATTGCCTCCCTGTAGGATATTTGGAAGAGTTCGGAAAATCCCTCTTCCAAATTAATTATACAGCAAATATCGGCATAAAGCCAGATAAGATTAAGAACCAGCCGGCTTGTCATGGTCTGAAACCCGGGTTATATGTTGTACAGATGGGGAGACAATGAAACTATCTGTTTTAATTTCACTGCTGTTCATGTCCGTCGTTTCGGCGGGACCGCTTTCGCTTACTCCCATGCAGAAAGCTTCCGACTTTTATGCCCTGACCAAGATCATGGAAACAGGTTATGCGATGCTGGAATACAAGAAAACCAATATCCTCAAGGAAGATTACCTGCAGATAAAGAAGCGGTATTTCTTCGATATCTCGAAAACCAGAACTGATGCGGAATACTATACATTGCTTTTCAAGTACATCCATGAATTCAAGGACGGCCACCTTTACCTGGACGGTGTGTTCAATCTGGACCTGGCAATGCTGCCGGTAGATTTTCGGTATCTTGAGGGAAAAGTGGTGGTATCCGACATCTACATTACTGGGACAAAGTTCGGAATCGGGGATGAACTGATCGAATTCGACGGCAAACCGACCGCATCTGTCCTGGAAGAGCTGGCTCCTTATTACACCGGCGGAGGCTCAGCCGGACATCAGCTGAAGGGGATATTGCAGGCAATCGGTTACCGCTCCAGCAACAGGCTGATGCCTGCTGACGGGAGCAGCGCGGTTCTCAAGCTGAAAAGCAGGAAAACCGGCTCCGAGTATTCCGATACAGAGGCTTGGGTCATCAAGAAATACAGCGAGATCTATTCCAGGGGATTCAGGCTGCCAGCCAGGCTCCACTCGTTCTATGAAAACGACGGGAATTGGAGTTTTGACCCTCTGTATGTGCAGACGCTGATCAGGAAGCAGCTTATGGGCAGTCCTGTAGCCGGCCAGAGGCTTGAAGATAACCTGACCGCAGAAATAATACTGTACACCTCCGGATCGAAACAGTACAAAATCGGCAGGATCAGGGTTCCGGACTATGATGGATGGGCTATTGAATCGTTCGACACTCTGCTCAGCGGACTTGCTGACTGCGACGGCCTGATTTTGGACCAGAGGGACAACCCGGGCGGTTACATCGATCTCTGCCAGAACCTGGTTTCTCGTTTCCTGGATGCACCTCTGACAAATCTGGAGTTTTCCGTTCCGCTCAACCGGCACTGGCTGAATAATGTTGAACTCAAGCTCAAGTTGTATACTCAAGCCCAGTATCCTGCTGATCAGATCGCCGTGGTAAAGACCTGCAGGGATACGATGTACGCAAATGCCAATGCAGGCAAGAAAATGAGTGATTTCATACCGTTCTTCTATGCAAGCAAACTCCAACCTGCTGAGCTGAAATTTCTTAAGCCGGTGCTGGTCCTGATTGACTCAGGCTGCTTCAGTTGCGGGGATCTGGTGCCTGCATCGTTCAGGCAGAAAGACTGGATGGGCAAACTCAAGCTTTTCGGAGAGACAACAGGCGCCGGAGGAGGAAATGTAGTCCAAGCCGGCCCGCTTCCTCTCAGTGAAACAATGTTCCACGTCACAGCCAGCCTGGCCCGCTGGGGTGGAAAAAACATCATCGAAAACAATGGGATCAGCCCGGATGTGGTTTCCCCATATACAATCTCCGACCTGTACAGCGAGGCTGTAGAAAATAAAAACACATACCTGGAAAAGGCCTGTGCCGAACTGGTCAAGATGATAAACTGATTCTTATTTTTTCTCCAGCAGAATCCACTCATCCTGGAAATTCACGATGTCTTCGATGAACTTCTTGTAACTCGCGTATTCAGAAGCCGGATAGGTGTCGCCGACTCTCTTGAAATCCAGGTTGACTTTCAAAATACTGCGGCTGCTTGTATCGAATGAGGCTGTAAACTCCATGTTCAGATCGACCTGCTGAAAATATTCAATTTCTTCAAAGTTTGAATACACCTCCTTTATTAGAGTATCCGCTCAAATCCACGATTCCGGCTTTACACTTATCGGATGTGCCAGCATGGCTCAAGCTAACGGGTAATCTCTCCCTGTTTAGCGGGCTCCAGAATCACTGTCTGGGTCGGAAATGCAAATTCGACCCCCAGCGCTTTAAAGGAATCCGCAATTTGAAGATTTATCTCTTGATGAATGTCCATATATTTATTGTAGTCATTGCCGTTTATCAAATAAGAAGTCTCTATGATCAGGTTGAAATCTCCATACTCTGCGAAATGGCAGCGGTTAAACATCGTATCTTCAGTGTTATCAATGATTGCTTTGATGACTGAAGGAATTTTCCTCAATTTGTCAGTGCCAGTCTGATAAGTAACTCCTAACCGGAACGTCACTCGCCGACGGGTCATTTTCTTGTAATTCCTAACTCTGCTGCCAGTCAGATCCGAATTCGATAAAATTATTTCTTCCCCGTTGAGGCTTGCCAGCCTTGTTGTTTTAATGCCGATATGCTCCACACTCCCCAGAAAATCTCCAATTACGATAAAATCTCCTTCCTCAAACGGCCTGTCAAAGAAAATCACGAAATAATTAAACAAATCATTCAGTATGTTCTGAGAAGCCAGGGCTATTGCCACACCGCCGATACCAAGCCCGGTAATCAGCGTGGTCAGGTTGAAGCCAAGATTATCAAGGATCAGGGTGAAACAAAGCATCCAGAAAAACATTTTCAGAATACCGACAATCCCTGCGGAAGTGGTTGGGGATATTCTGGATTCTTCTTTTTTCAGCCAGCGCTCCTCAAAAAAATAGACTGCAACGCAAATGGCAAATCTCGTAGTCTGGACAATCACAAAGATCAGGCCAATCCAGTCAACCAGTCTTTTTACCGCAGGATTAAGATCAAGTTCATTTACGGAGAAATAAAAAGCTATGTAAAAAAGAAGCGGGAAGAGATATTTTTCCACCAGTTTAGAAATAATGCTGTCCTGGCTGAGTTTTCCTGTTATAACCAGAGATTTAAGGCGACATAGAATAAATTTCTTCACAAATCGCATGCAGGAAAAAGCGAAAAGCAGAGTGATGAAAGCTATCGCATAACGGGAAAAAGGATTGCCCAGGAACACCCAGGACCAGATTTCATTCCTGAAAAATAACTCCTCCATTAAAGACAAAAGATTGTCGAAATGTTGTTGAAGCATGCCTAACTCCTTATGGACATTACTGGCACAAAACGATCATGCCTGGCGCTCTAAAACGCATAGTATCTCACCCATACATAGACTGCCGACATTGTTACGGTCATAACCATTACCGGCATCCCGTAACGCATGAACTCGACAAAGGTGATCTTCCGGCCGTGCTTCTCGGAAATCCCGGCCACTACCACATTGGCGGAAGCGCCGATGATCGTGCCGTTTCCCCCGAGACACGCACCCAGGGCCAGTGACCACCAGAGTGGCAGCAGATCCGCATGGTGGAGAAGATCGGTTCCGGATACACCCGGCCAGAGCTGTTTCGCCATGTCGATGATCAGAGGGGTCATGGTAGCAACATAGGGGATATTGTCTATGAAGGCTGAGGCAAAGGCAGAAAACCACAGGATCCCCATGCTGGCAGCGAGAAGGTTGCCTCTTGTGAACTCCAGTACTTTCACCGACATCCAGCTGATCAGCCCCACTTTCACCACTGCCCCGATGATGATGAACAGGCCGATGAAGAAAAACAGGGTGCCCCATTCGGCTTCAGCCAGGATATGATGAGGGTCATGCGTTCCTGAGATCAGGAGCAGCAGGCTGGCCCCGAAGAGCGCGACAGTGGCAGGCTCCAGATGAAGGGCTCCATGGGCTACAAATCCGGTCAGGGTCAGGCCGAGTACGAACAGGGATTTCTTCAGCATCAGGTGGTTTTTGATCACTATCGTTTCGTCCATCAGCATGATCCTCTGTTTCAACTCTTCTCTGGTTTTGAGCTTCTTGCCCCAGATGAATTTAACTGCCAGGCAGAAGACCAGCATGATGACCAATATCACTGGAGTCAATTGATAGATGAAGTCCATGAATGTCAGCTCAGCTTTGGATGCGATCATGATGTTGGGCGGGTCCCCGATCAGGGTGGCAGTGCCGCCGATGTTGGAAGCCAGGGTGCAGGCGATCAGGTAGGGGACGAAATCAACTTCCAGCGCTTCGGCAATGTAGACGATCACCGGCGCGATGAGAAGGACTGTGGTGACATTGTCCAGAAAGGCGCTCAGCACGGCAGTTACAACAGAGAAGATCACCATGATGCTGATCGGGTCTCCCTTTCCAAGCTTGGCGCTTCTGATGGCTACGTATTCGAAAACTCCGGTCGGCCGCATCAGGTTGATGATCACCATCATGGAGAGGAGCAGGAATATCACGTTCCAGTCCACACCCAGTTCTTCGACATGAAAGGCTTCGTGCTGTGAAAGCAGCTTGAGCACAAGGACCAGGGAAGCCCCGAACATTGCTACAATGGTTTTATGGACTCTCTCGGAAATGATGATTGCGTAAGAAATAATGAATATGGCTGTAGCTGTCCAGAACAGGCCGTCCATGACTATAGGTTGAAGATTATTTTGCATTCATCCTCCACAAGCCGGCAGATGCGTGAGCGGCTATTTATCAACTTCTTCAGGCAATATGTCGGCAGCGCATAGCTTTCTGGAATCAGCATCGATTGCCAGAATTTATTCCCTTGATTGGGATGCGGTGATCAGGTTTTCCAGCAAATCAAGCAGTCCGGAACAACTCACCAGATTGAATCTGGCAATAGACTGATCCATGCCGATTCTGATGGAATAGGCATCCGGCGGAAGCACTCTGAAAAGGTCTTCATCAGTCACGTCATCACCGGCAGCCATGATGAAATCAGGGTTTTCCTTGAGCATGAAGTCCATGGCTCCGGAGCCTTTGTTCACTCCCGCATTCCTGACTTCAACCACTTTGTTCCCTGACATGATCTGAACATCAATGTTGGCCGTGAAATTCACCAGCTGATCGGTTAATTCCTTGGAAAGCAGTGAAGCGGATTCCTGATCCGCCATCCGGTAATGCCAGACCAGGGAAAAATCCTTTTCCTCAATGAATGAACCTGGTAAACGATCAACGTGCAATTGCAGAATCGGATAAATATGCTCTTTCCAGGTGCAGGTCATGGGTTTAGACAGAATCCAGTCACTGCCCCGCATCTTCAGCCAGGCCCCGTGTTCAGCGACAAATCCGATTTTGATACCTGGGAACCATTTATCCAGAGTTTTCCTGTCCCTGCCTGTTACAATGATCACTTCCGTATCCCGAATGTCCGTTAACTCCTTGAGGATCTTCAGCACTCTCTGAGTAGGTATGGCTGCTGAAGGCTCCTTGGCAAAAGGGACCAGAGTGCCGTCATAATCAAGAAAAATGGCTCTCCGCTCAGATTTGTTGAAATCCGAGCACAGTTTATTTCGGATATTTTTGGATATAAGCCGGGCTTTTAAAGTATCCTGTTCGGCCCTGATGCCGACTAGAGTCCCGCAGAAATCCTCAGCCCAGCGGATTATGTTGTAGCGTTGAAGCCTTGCCAGCATGGGTCTGTTGCGGCTGATCTGTTCTTCCTTCGGCATTTCCAGGGCATTTTTTATCGCTGCTGCTATTTCATCCCTGTGATTCGGATTGACGATGATTGCTTCTCGCATTTCAGGGGCTGCTCCCGCCATTTCGCTCAAGATCAGCACCCCGTCCCCATCTTTCCCATGGGATGCCAGATATTCCTTGGCCACCAGATTCATTCCATCCCTCAGCGGGGTAATCAGAGCTACATCGCTGATTCCGTAGACTGCGGATAATGCCTTGAAAGACAATGATCGGAATTGATAAATAACCGGATTCCAGTGGATCGTGCTGTATTTTCCGTTGAGCCTGCCCACATATTCGTCGATCTGCTTTTTCAGCTGATGATATTGTTCGACTTCTACCCTGGATGGAACTATTACCATGAAAAGAGACACTTTTCCATGCCACTGAGGGTTCTTCTCCAGGAACAGCTCAAACGCCTCCAGCCTGTTTATTATGCCTTTGACATAGTCCAGGCGATCTACAGAAAGTATGGCTTTAAGTTGCCCGAGCTTGCTTCTGAGTTTGCCGATCTCTTCCCGGACCTCTGGAGTTCCAGCGCTTTTATAGAATAGATCATAATCAATCCCCATGGGAAATGTCTTGGCTTTTACGATCCTGTCTTCAATGGTCAGGCGGCCGAAATTGTTTTCATGGCCGAGTATTCTTGATACGCATCTCAAAAAATACTGGGTATAATCCTGGGTATGAAATCCGATCAGATTGGCTCCCAGCAGCCCTTCCAGAATTTCTCTGCGCCAGCCGGTGGGCAGCAGCCGGAAAATCTCAAATGACGGGAATGGGATATGCAGGAAAAAACCGATCTGCGCATCAGGTTTCTTTTCCCTGATCAGTTTGGGAAGCAGCATCAGATGGTAGTCGTGCACCCAGACGATGTCATCATCGTCCATGATTTCCAGGATGGCATCCCTGAACAGCATGTTCACACTTCTATAATTCTGCCAGGATTTCTCTTTATATACTGCCAGAGATGGAAAGTACTGAAATAAAGGCCAGATAGTCTTATTGCAGAAACCAAGATAAAATTCATCCATCACTTTCTGAGATAGAAAAATCGGATAAGCCTGATGGTTTTTAATTAAATCAGCCTTGAGATGTTCCCTCAGCTTTTTTTCCGCACTGATACCGGGCCAGCCTACCCAGAAATAGCCTTTTTCTTTTATTGAATTGTTCGGTGAGGCCAGATAGGATCTCATTCCTGTAGCGAGCCCGCCGGAGCTTTTATGAAACTTGATCTTACGCTTTTCCCTGGCAAGAGTGATCGGCAGGCGATTGGACACTATGATGAACTTCATTCAACCTCCAGAACGGAATATTATCTAAACCAAATTTCTATCAGCACCATCACAGTAAGAGCAAGCCGGAAAAATGAGGATGTTAATTTTATTTGTTGTGGCTACAGGTTTGTTTTCGACAGGAGCAGAAAAACTGTTTCATTATAATTTAATACTATCTTTTCTATTTTCATGTGTCAATAATATTTATCGATCAGTTTTACTTAGTTTATTGACCACCTTGTTTTCTAAGGTTATAATAATATTGTAAGTTGTCGATAATTAACTTAGAAGGCAATAGCAATACTGCAGGAAAAGACAAGGACCTTTGACAGAGGGGCCTTGAAGCTGGCAAAATAGTACTCTGGTCACCGGACTAATCCAAATGGGGGGTCAGCGCCCGAGCATGTAATTGAACAGCCGGACACTGAGCCGGCCGATCAAGAGGAATATAAAATGCAGACAAATGTGATCAAGGAACGCAGCAGAAGAATCGAAACGAAAGCCATTCGCCCAAAAGCCACTCTCAGAAAGACCACCGTGATCAGACGCAGGGAACTGATTCTTACCGCTCGCTCGATCATCTTCAACGAAGGCACCGGCAATTTCACCTTGCGCCGCCTGGCTGATGAAGTCGGGCTCACTGAAGCAGCAATCTACCGTCATTTCGATAACAAGGAAGAGATTCTCCTTGCCCTGGTGGATTTCATGTATGACGGCTGGGACAGAAAACTCAACGCACTCCTGGAAAAGAAAATCCCTCCAAGAGAGAAACTGATGAAGCTCGGAAAAATCCACCTGACTCAGCTGCTCAAGCATCAGTTCAACCCAGTCATGCTCTTCTCCGAAGCCGTTGACCCAAGGCAGCCGAAAATCGCCGAAGCAATCATTATGAAAAGGAAACGCCTGTTCGAAGTGATCGGAATCATCGTCAGGGAAGGTTGTGATACCGGCATCTTCAGATCCAGGCTCGATGTCCAGGCTGCTGTCCTGGCTCTGTCAGGGGTGCTGCAGAACTGCATCATCCGCTGGACTCTCACCAAGAAAACTAAATTTCTCAAGAGCGAGATGGAGCGAGCCATGGCTCTGATCATTGACGGACTGAGCTGATGTGCAAATCCAAGACACGAAAAGGAGCTGGTGATGGATATCAACTTTTCCTTTGCGATTTTATGGCTCATCATAGTTGGTGTTTTGGTAGCCATTATAAAAAAATACAAATGATCACAATGAAGTCATACCACTGAAATGAAGAAACGACTGATCGAAGAAGGTTTACTATTACTCGGCGTCACCAAATGGGTGGTTTTTTCGGTAATTATTGGCTGCATTGTCGGGGTATCGACTGCGATTTTTTTAAAGACCTTGAACTGGAGCATTTCCGCAGCTGCCAGATATCATTATTACTTTCTGCTCATGCCACTCGCTTTCTTTGTCAGCGCATTGCTGATCAAGTATCTTTCACCAGGCGCAGAGGGCCATGGAACCGAGAAAGTAATCGAAGCCATACATCAGAACGATTCCATCATCAATGCATCAGTAGTTCCGGTCAAGCTGCTGGCCACTGTGATCACGATTGCCTGCGGAGGCTCAGCCGGAAAAGAAGGTCCCTGCGCCCAGATAGGAGCCGGGCTGGCTTCCCTGTTTGCCAGAATTTTCAGATTTGACAGCGAGGACCGGAAAAAACTTGTCGTCTGCGGTATCAGCGCCGGCTTTGCATCAGTATTCGGAACTCCGATAGCAGGCGCGATTTTCGGAGTTGAAGTTTTGTTCGTAGGAAGCCTTCTCTACGATGTTCTCCTGCCATCCTTTATCGCAGGCATTATCAGTTTCCACATCACTTCAATGTTTGGCTGCACTTACTTCTATCATCCTCTGAACATCTCTCCCAATCTGGACAATTTGTCTTTCATCTGGGTTCTTGTATCAGGTGTGGTTTTCGGAATTGTTTCAGTGATGCTGATAGAACTGCTGAGAATGGGAAGCAAGCTGTCTAAAAGAATTCATTGCTGGAGCCCGCTCAAGGGAATAGCCGGTGGAACTATCCTGGTGATCCTGGCCTCATTGTTTTCAACGCAATATTTAGGATTGGGGTTGAGCACGATCGAAAGTTGCCTGCAGGGAGTGAAAGTCAGCGGGTTTGCCTTTTTCCTCAAGGCGCTTTTTACCAGCCTGACCCTTAACTTTGGAGGAAGCGGAGGTATAGTCACACCCATTTTTTTCATAGGCAGCACATCCGGGAATCTTTTCGCCCAGATCTTCAATCTGAATATTGGCATCTTTTCAGCCTTGGGGTTTGTAGCCCTGCTGGCTGGTGCTGCCAATACGCCGATCGCGGCAAGCATCATGTCCATTGAGCTGTTTGGCCCTACGATCGCGCCTTATGCGGCGATCGCCTGCGTGGTCAGCTTTCTGATCAGCGGCCACCGCAGCGTGTATCCATCGCAAATCCTGGCGTTCAGAAAATCTAAGTTCATTGATGTCGAGACAGGCAAGGTGATGGCTGAAGTCAGAGTCGAGTTTCCCTAGTCTCCAAATTATAATGCAGAGTCAGATAGATTGCGGTAACTTTAGTCTAAAGGAGGAAAAATGGATTTGAATCTTCTCGAAATGCTTGGCTTGCTTGTCGCAGTGGCAATATTCGCATCTTTTCTAAGAAAACACCTGAAGTAAGACCATTCATAGTTGAGAGGGCGGTCCTTGAACCGCCCCTGCGTGGTAATTCTTATTTTTTCTCCAGCAGAATCCACTCATCCTGGAAATTCACGATGTCTTCGATGAACTTCTTGTAACTCGCGTATTCAGAAGCCGGATAGGTGTCGCCGACTCTCTTGAAATCCAGGTTGACTTTCAAAATACTGCGGCTGCTTGTATCGAATGAGGCTGTAAACTCCATGCCGCCGAAATTCAGCTTCCTCTTCTCCGGGCAAAAGGCCAGTCCGTAATCTTTGGGCAGCTTCACCTGGTAGACAAAGTGACTCTCAGTCACACCATGGAAAAACATCGGGTAAGCTCTCTGTTCCCTGGCCACTTCAGAGGCTGAAAAGAGATAGAATTCAGGAAGCTGGAACGCCAGCATGGATCCTGCCCTCTTCGGGTATTCAGAAGCACTGAATGAGTAAGAAATTCCCAGATTGTTCGTGAGATCTCCCAGATTCTGGTATTCATATTTTTGGAGTACAGCCCTGGGATGGATTCTGGCGATACTCTTCTCCCACTCCTTATCCAGTTCATTTTTTGAAAGATAATAATTCTTGCGGTAATTATTCTGAGTGCTGCCTTCGAATTTGTCTGTCACAGAGGCTCTCAGATCTCCGTTTTCGTTCAGATTCAGGTCGAAAGTGCTGAAACTCTTGGCAGGCACATAAGGCAGGTCGACCAGTTTCCGCTCCGCGAGCGACAAAGCCGGAGAACCCTGGCAGCCGCCCGGGAAATCACCCATAGTCATGGAGTCGTCATTGACATAGATCAGTTTGCCGTTGTCCAGCTTTAATCCAAGATTGCCGAACTGTTCGACACACGGCACAGAAACCTCAAGTGAACCTGAATTGCGGTCCGAGAGCAGCAGAAAGTCGCTCTTCACTCCAAGTTCGGAAAGCAGAGCATGAAACAGAAACGTCTTGTCAACTTTGGAGCCCATTTTCTTTTCGTAAATGACGGCCGGATCCAGCGGATAGTAATGAGTATTGGAGAGGCTGACCCAGGCTGTGACTATATTCTTGGTCAGGAACTGGTAGAGTGCGGCAATCTTTTCTTCCCGGCTTTTTGCGGAAGCCGTGATGGTCTCGCAGGCTGATTTAAGGGCAGGGGAACTTTTATCCCAGGCGGAATATTTTGCCGCGAGAGCTGCTGCGATCCCTGCATAGTCATAGGCAGGCGAGACGGTCAGAGTCGGAAATACATCCGAAACGGGCGGTGTGTTTTCCTCTTCCTGGTAAGGCGGGATTTTCTTCATTTCAAAACTGTATGCAACTCCTGCGCCTGAGCCGGACTTTTTCAGGAGATTCCTGTCCGCATTCCGAAGTGACAGATTCAGTTTGAGCCCTGCCGGAGCTTCGATGCGGACTCTGGCGCTGAGATACGGTACGGACGAAGTGAAGGATTCGACAAAACATTGAGGATTGTCCAGGATGTCCCTGGAAGTATATCGCTCTTCATAGGAATACTCCACGAAAGATCCGCTCTCCACCTTGGGGATGATCACCTTGACTTCCCTGGCTTTTTCATAAAGCGGATAAGAGGAATAAGTGGAAGTATCTGTGACTGCATAGTCATTGGCATATGTGATCCTGCCGTCAGTGATCGAGCGGGCGTACCTGATCGTGAAATCCGACCTGCCCGGGATATAGTTGAGATAGAAGGTCCCGATGCTCTTGCCGCCTTCTTTGTTGACCCTGCCCAGGAAATGATGGGAAAAAACGGCTCCGCCGTCGGTCTTATAGGTAATGGTGGTGTCCGACATGAAGCAGATATAATCATACTGGTCGTATTCTTTGAAGTCCTTGCGGGAAATCACTTTTCTCACCAGCTGATCCTTGATCTCTTCAGGCTTGTAGACACCCTTTTCCTCGTATTCGCGGAAAAGGTCCAGCCTGGTCAGCTTGTCCTGTTCGATCGTGATGTTCTTGCCGGTTTCCCTCTCGCAGAACACGATCGCGCCCTTGCTGTACTCCACTAAACGGCCGTTGATTTCCTTGCCGTCCTTGAGTATCAGCAGGTCGGCACAGGCAGAGAACCCGAAAACAAGCAGAAGAGCTAAAAGGATGTTTCTCATTTGCCACCTCCAACTTCTTCAAGGAAGACAACTTTCTGGAAGCAGTCCTCCACTTTCTTGGTGAATTCGCGGTACATCTGATAATCGGAGACAGGCACGAAATCTTCCTTGAAAGACAGAGCCATGCTGAAAGTGAATCCACCTTTTGTCAGCCTGTAATCCTGCCAGAAATTAGCATATTTATTGGAGAGGGAGACATTTTCCGGTAACTGCTTGACCTTCAGGGTCGAGGGCAGCTTAACATGGTATTCATATTTCTCCATCGAGCTCGAATTATATAAAATCGGATATCTGCGACAGAGAAGCGAAGTCTCTTCGAAGGCCTGGCTGTTTTTGAAATCCATCACCCGGTAATTCCCGGATTTCTTCATCACTTCAGGACAGCTCCAATACAGTTCGCGCGAAAAAGGCTTGCTGATGTCAAAGGCATTGCTGATCTTGTATCTGAGCAGTTTCGCATCCGGGTAATCCTGGGTGATCATGCTTCTCAGCTCATCTTCCCACATGTCTTCGCGGCGGTACATCCAGTAGCCGCGTGCACCGGACTCATAAGATCCGGTATAACTGGTGCGATAATAGATCCTGGCACTCTCATCCATGTCAACAGTGATGATCTGGTACTTCCGGAAACAGTTGTCCGAAGGTTTAGGAAGTTCCGTCTTATAAAATTCACCTTTGAAATAGTTTTCGATCCAGACGCCCTGATCGTCCTCACGGAAAGTCGGATAGCGCTGGGTAGTGGCTGTGGAATCCAGTGTCAGGCGTGTGCCGTTCAGATAGACCGCATTGATGGCATGGTTGATCCCGAAATTCGGGATCCTGAGATCCCGGGCAGCCCCGGGTTTAGTGTTGAGAGCGACAGGATAGGCCTCGATCCCGGCGACTTTCAGCATAGTGGCCATCAGGATCGCCTTGTCGATGCAGTCGCCGAATTTGTTTTTA
The window above is part of the Candidatus Wallbacteria bacterium genome. Proteins encoded here:
- a CDS encoding S41 family peptidase, translating into MKLSVLISLLFMSVVSAGPLSLTPMQKASDFYALTKIMETGYAMLEYKKTNILKEDYLQIKKRYFFDISKTRTDAEYYTLLFKYIHEFKDGHLYLDGVFNLDLAMLPVDFRYLEGKVVVSDIYITGTKFGIGDELIEFDGKPTASVLEELAPYYTGGGSAGHQLKGILQAIGYRSSNRLMPADGSSAVLKLKSRKTGSEYSDTEAWVIKKYSEIYSRGFRLPARLHSFYENDGNWSFDPLYVQTLIRKQLMGSPVAGQRLEDNLTAEIILYTSGSKQYKIGRIRVPDYDGWAIESFDTLLSGLADCDGLILDQRDNPGGYIDLCQNLVSRFLDAPLTNLEFSVPLNRHWLNNVELKLKLYTQAQYPADQIAVVKTCRDTMYANANAGKKMSDFIPFFYASKLQPAELKFLKPVLVLIDSGCFSCGDLVPASFRQKDWMGKLKLFGETTGAGGGNVVQAGPLPLSETMFHVTASLARWGGKNIIENNGISPDVVSPYTISDLYSEAVENKNTYLEKACAELVKMIN
- a CDS encoding mechanosensitive ion channel family protein, with protein sequence MLQQHFDNLLSLMEELFFRNEIWSWVFLGNPFSRYAIAFITLLFAFSCMRFVKKFILCRLKSLVITGKLSQDSIISKLVEKYLFPLLFYIAFYFSVNELDLNPAVKRLVDWIGLIFVIVQTTRFAICVAVYFFEERWLKKEESRISPTTSAGIVGILKMFFWMLCFTLILDNLGFNLTTLITGLGIGGVAIALASQNILNDLFNYFVIFFDRPFEEGDFIVIGDFLGSVEHIGIKTTRLASLNGEEIILSNSDLTGSRVRNYKKMTRRRVTFRLGVTYQTGTDKLRKIPSVIKAIIDNTEDTMFNRCHFAEYGDFNLIIETSYLINGNDYNKYMDIHQEINLQIADSFKALGVEFAFPTQTVILEPAKQGEITR
- a CDS encoding ArsB/NhaD family transporter, which translates into the protein MQNNLQPIVMDGLFWTATAIFIISYAIIISERVHKTIVAMFGASLVLVLKLLSQHEAFHVEELGVDWNVIFLLLSMMVIINLMRPTGVFEYVAIRSAKLGKGDPISIMVIFSVVTAVLSAFLDNVTTVLLIAPVIVYIAEALEVDFVPYLIACTLASNIGGTATLIGDPPNIMIASKAELTFMDFIYQLTPVILVIMLVFCLAVKFIWGKKLKTREELKQRIMLMDETIVIKNHLMLKKSLFVLGLTLTGFVAHGALHLEPATVALFGASLLLLISGTHDPHHILAEAEWGTLFFFIGLFIIIGAVVKVGLISWMSVKVLEFTRGNLLAASMGILWFSAFASAFIDNIPYVATMTPLIIDMAKQLWPGVSGTDLLHHADLLPLWWSLALGACLGGNGTIIGASANVVVAGISEKHGRKITFVEFMRYGMPVMVMTVTMSAVYVWVRYYAF
- a CDS encoding bifunctional alpha,alpha-trehalose-phosphate synthase (UDP-forming)/trehalose-phosphatase; this translates as MKFIIVSNRLPITLAREKRKIKFHKSSGGLATGMRSYLASPNNSIKEKGYFWVGWPGISAEKKLREHLKADLIKNHQAYPIFLSQKVMDEFYLGFCNKTIWPLFQYFPSLAVYKEKSWQNYRSVNMLFRDAILEIMDDDDIVWVHDYHLMLLPKLIREKKPDAQIGFFLHIPFPSFEIFRLLPTGWRREILEGLLGANLIGFHTQDYTQYFLRCVSRILGHENNFGRLTIEDRIVKAKTFPMGIDYDLFYKSAGTPEVREEIGKLRSKLGQLKAILSVDRLDYVKGIINRLEAFELFLEKNPQWHGKVSLFMVIVPSRVEVEQYHQLKKQIDEYVGRLNGKYSTIHWNPVIYQFRSLSFKALSAVYGISDVALITPLRDGMNLVAKEYLASHGKDGDGVLILSEMAGAAPEMREAIIVNPNHRDEIAAAIKNALEMPKEEQISRNRPMLARLQRYNIIRWAEDFCGTLVGIRAEQDTLKARLISKNIRNKLCSDFNKSERRAIFLDYDGTLVPFAKEPSAAIPTQRVLKILKELTDIRDTEVIIVTGRDRKTLDKWFPGIKIGFVAEHGAWLKMRGSDWILSKPMTCTWKEHIYPILQLHVDRLPGSFIEEKDFSLVWHYRMADQESASLLSKELTDQLVNFTANIDVQIMSGNKVVEVRNAGVNKGSGAMDFMLKENPDFIMAAGDDVTDEDLFRVLPPDAYSIRIGMDQSIARFNLVSCSGLLDLLENLITASQSRE
- a CDS encoding TetR/AcrR family transcriptional regulator; this translates as MQTNVIKERSRRIETKAIRPKATLRKTTVIRRRELILTARSIIFNEGTGNFTLRRLADEVGLTEAAIYRHFDNKEEILLALVDFMYDGWDRKLNALLEKKIPPREKLMKLGKIHLTQLLKHQFNPVMLFSEAVDPRQPKIAEAIIMKRKRLFEVIGIIVREGCDTGIFRSRLDVQAAVLALSGVLQNCIIRWTLTKKTKFLKSEMERAMALIIDGLS